The Litchfieldia alkalitelluris genome has a window encoding:
- a CDS encoding YesL family protein, producing MTLFNSRFVRFLEIVSNVFLLNLVWFLCCLPLITIFPATAALFGVVRKWTQKDESTLFRVFFTLFKDNFKQSFIIGMFWFVFAFILYMNYTIISSLESYKLLFFPVFFLACFLLLSTTIFLFPVMVNYELRTFQVMKNSFIYSMTFFPYTLLGVLVILGIGVLFLWIPYTTLVSFSSGAYLVYLICNHAFEKISSSVKLDL from the coding sequence ATGACCTTATTTAACAGTCGTTTTGTACGATTTCTAGAAATTGTTTCAAATGTCTTCTTATTAAATCTCGTATGGTTTCTATGTTGTTTACCACTAATCACGATCTTCCCAGCAACAGCTGCACTATTCGGTGTGGTTCGAAAATGGACACAAAAAGATGAGAGCACTCTTTTCAGGGTTTTCTTTACTTTATTCAAAGACAACTTTAAGCAAAGCTTTATCATTGGGATGTTTTGGTTTGTATTCGCTTTCATACTATACATGAATTATACCATCATCTCGAGCTTAGAATCATATAAGCTATTATTTTTCCCTGTGTTTTTTCTTGCTTGCTTTCTACTTCTTTCAACGACAATCTTTTTGTTTCCCGTTATGGTGAATTACGAGCTACGAACCTTTCAGGTAATGAAGAACTCATTCATCTATTCGATGACATTTTTTCCTTATACATTACTTGGTGTACTCGTTATTTTAGGGATCGGTGTACTCTTTTTATGGATTCCCTACACCACTTTAGTTAGCTTCAGTTCAGGAGCGTATTTAGTCTACTTAATCTGTAACCATGCTTTTGAAAAGATTAGTAGCTCGGTAAAATTAGATTTATAG
- a CDS encoding beta-galactosidase translates to MKKSLVNQTIQLGVCYYPEHWNEELWEDDFKRMKDLNFSVVRMAEFAWSIFEPEEAQFSFEFFDRVLDLAHQYGLKVVLGTPTATPPAWLTYKYPEVLNVSQEGVQYQHGQRRHYNYNSPIYQELSARIVEKMAEHYKSHPAVIGWQIDNELNCEINVFYSEADHTAFRSWVKNKYDSLEKLNQAWGTVFWNQTYTEWEQVHLTRPTVSDSPNPHQALDEKRFISDSAISYAELQEKIIRKHVGDKQWVTTNGLFGHLDNHKMTDELLDFFAYDSYPNFSTIYPDTGEKPLLDRKWSWNLSTVRSISPNFAVFEQQSGPGGWVNRMEQPSPKPGQMRLWTYQSIANGADMVLYFRWRTATMGTEIYWHGLNDYHNQPNRRIKEVSQISEELQKIGEKIAGSTYKAEVAILKDYENEWDGELDLWHGPLEQKSVMAWFKALQYNHVPVDAFYLSQDTSINDLEGYKVLIYPHPTILTEETASLLQEFAEQGGTVIFGCRTGYKNLDGQCYMKPFPGPVSSLCGVTVEDFSLVGPYENAPSIQMDGEQLSADSFIEALKVESEEAEVIARFAEGYMSEKPVLVKNPVGKGASYYYGSTFTLGTAEKLLSLLNISTPIDWVKAPEAVEIAIRKKENNQPFVFLLNYSNQEQEITLLQEATNMLTGDRVSGSVVMEAYGVMVLEGK, encoded by the coding sequence ATGAAAAAATCACTAGTTAATCAAACGATTCAGCTTGGTGTTTGTTATTACCCAGAGCACTGGAATGAAGAGCTTTGGGAGGATGATTTTAAACGAATGAAGGACCTTAATTTCTCAGTTGTGAGGATGGCTGAATTTGCATGGTCTATTTTCGAACCTGAGGAAGCTCAATTTAGCTTTGAATTCTTTGACCGGGTGCTAGATCTAGCTCATCAATATGGATTAAAAGTAGTTTTAGGTACACCAACAGCTACACCGCCAGCCTGGCTTACATATAAATATCCTGAGGTACTGAATGTTTCGCAGGAAGGTGTTCAATATCAGCATGGTCAGCGCCGTCATTATAACTATAATTCTCCAATCTATCAGGAACTATCTGCGAGAATTGTTGAGAAAATGGCAGAGCATTATAAGAGTCATCCGGCAGTCATTGGTTGGCAGATTGATAATGAATTAAATTGTGAAATCAATGTTTTTTACTCAGAAGCAGATCATACGGCTTTTCGTTCTTGGGTAAAAAATAAATATGATAGTCTTGAAAAACTAAATCAAGCATGGGGTACGGTGTTCTGGAATCAAACGTATACAGAGTGGGAACAGGTCCATTTAACAAGGCCGACTGTCAGTGATTCACCGAACCCTCATCAAGCTCTTGATGAAAAACGCTTCATCTCAGATAGTGCAATCTCTTACGCAGAGCTTCAGGAAAAAATTATCCGAAAGCATGTGGGCGATAAGCAGTGGGTAACAACAAATGGTCTTTTTGGTCATTTAGATAATCATAAAATGACAGATGAGCTATTAGACTTTTTTGCTTATGATTCTTATCCGAATTTCAGCACGATCTATCCTGATACAGGTGAAAAACCGTTACTGGACCGAAAGTGGAGCTGGAACTTAAGTACCGTTCGTAGTATTTCACCTAATTTTGCGGTGTTTGAACAGCAATCTGGCCCTGGTGGGTGGGTGAATCGAATGGAGCAGCCATCTCCAAAGCCAGGTCAAATGAGATTGTGGACATATCAATCGATTGCCAATGGTGCAGATATGGTGTTGTATTTCAGATGGAGAACAGCAACAATGGGAACGGAAATTTACTGGCATGGACTAAATGATTACCACAATCAGCCAAACCGACGTATAAAGGAAGTCTCTCAGATTAGCGAGGAATTACAAAAAATTGGGGAGAAAATTGCAGGATCTACCTATAAAGCGGAAGTCGCAATCTTGAAAGATTATGAGAATGAATGGGACGGGGAATTAGATCTTTGGCATGGGCCACTTGAACAAAAAAGTGTGATGGCATGGTTTAAAGCGCTTCAATACAACCATGTTCCAGTGGATGCTTTTTATTTGAGTCAGGATACAAGCATAAACGACCTGGAAGGCTATAAAGTCCTTATTTATCCACACCCAACAATTTTAACGGAAGAAACAGCAAGTTTGTTACAAGAATTTGCAGAACAAGGCGGGACCGTGATTTTTGGCTGCCGCACAGGCTACAAAAACCTAGATGGACAGTGCTATATGAAACCATTCCCAGGACCAGTCTCCTCACTTTGTGGGGTAACAGTTGAAGACTTTTCATTAGTTGGTCCATATGAGAATGCACCAAGTATACAGATGGATGGGGAGCAACTTTCAGCTGATAGCTTTATTGAAGCATTAAAGGTGGAAAGTGAAGAAGCTGAAGTGATTGCAAGATTTGCGGAAGGATACATGAGCGAAAAGCCTGTTCTTGTGAAAAATCCTGTTGGAAAAGGTGCTAGCTATTATTATGGTAGTACATTTACACTTGGAACGGCGGAAAAACTCCTATCACTGTTAAACATATCAACGCCAATAGATTGGGTAAAAGCACCAGAAGCTGTTGAAATTGCGATCCGTAAAAAAGAAAACAACCAACCATTTGTGTTTTTATTAAATTATTCGAATCAAGAACAGGAAATCACCCTGTTACAAGAAGCAACAAATA